In a genomic window of Mus pahari chromosome 8, PAHARI_EIJ_v1.1, whole genome shotgun sequence:
- the Slitrk6 gene encoding SLIT and NTRK-like protein 6, translating into MKLWTYLLYLSLLACLSLQSHSPMPSVRGSCDILCNCEEKDGIMIINCEEKGINKLSQISVPPSRPFHLSLLNNGLTMLHTNDFSGLTNALSIHLGFNNIADIETGAFNGLGLLKQLHINHNSLEILKEDTFHGLENLEFLQADNNFITVIEPSAFSKLNRLKVLILNDNAIESLPPNIFRFVPLTHLDLRGNQLQTLPYVGFLEHIGRILDLQLEDNKWACNCELLQLKNWLENMPPQSIIGDVICYSPPLFKGSVLSRLKKESICPTPPVYEEHEDPSGSLLAITSSTSDSRLSSKNPSILKQPTRAPGLVPYLTKPSTQLPVPYCPIPCNCKVLSPSGLLIHCQERNIESLSDLQPSPHNPRKLILAGNIIQTLMKSDLIDYFTLEMLHLGNNCIEVLEEGSFMNLTRLQKLYLNGNHLTKLNKGMFLGLHSLEYLYLEYNAVKEILPGTFNPMPKLKVLYLNNNLLQVLPAHIFLGIPLTRVNLKTNQFTHLPVSNILDDLDFLIQIDLEDNPWDCSCDLVGLQQWIHKLGKGTMTDDILCTSPGHLDKKELKALNSDLLCPGLVNNPSMPTQTSYVIVTSPTVAADTAGTLLSSLTDAVPLSVLILGLLIVFITIVFCAAGIVVFVLHRRRRYKKKKVEGQLRDNSPVHLQYSMYGHKTTHHTTERPSSSLYEQHMVSPMVHVYRSPSFGPKHLEEVEERNDKEGNDAKHLQRSLLERENHSPLTGSNIKYKTTDQSTDFLSFQDASLLYRNILEKEKELQQLSITEYLRKNLAQLQPDVEVNYPGAHEELKLMETLMYSRPRKVLVEQTKNEYFELKANLHAEPDYLEVLEQQT; encoded by the coding sequence ATGAAGCTGTGGACTTACCTCCTTTACCTGTCTCTTCTTGCTTGTCTATCTCTACAGTCCCACTCACCAATGCCCTCGGTCAGAGGCTCTTGCGACATTCTTTGTAATTGTGAGGAGAAAGATGGCATAATGATAATAAACTGTGAAGAAAAAGGAATCAATAAATTATCCCAAATCAGTGTGCCACCATCACGACCTTTCCACTTAAGTTTATTAAATAATGGCTTGACAATGCTTCACACGAATGACTTTTCTGGTCTTACCAATGCCCTTTCAATACACCTTGGATTTAACAACATAGCAGACATAGAGACTGGTGCATTTAATGGCCTTGGGCTTCTTAAGCAACTTCATATCAATCACAATTCTTTGGAAATTCTTAAAGAGGATACCTTCCATGGTTTGGAGAACCTGGAATTCTTGCAAGCTGATAATAATTTCATTACAGTAATTGAACCAAGTGCCTTCAGCAAGCTCAACAGGCTGAAAGTGTTAATTTTAAATGACAATGCTATTGAGAGTCTTCCTCCAAACATATTTCGATTTGTTCCTTTAACCCATCTAGATCTTCGTGGGAACCAGTTGCAAACATTGCCTTATGTTGGCTTTTTAGAACACATTGGCCGGATATTGGATCTCCAGTTGGAGGACAATAAGTGGGCCTGCAATTGTGAATTGTTGCAGCTAAAAAACTGGCTAGAAAATATGCCTCCACAATCTATAATTGGTGATGTAATATGCTACAGCCCTCCACTTTTCAAAGGAAGCGTACTGAGTCGTCTGAAAAAGGAATCTATTTGCCCTACTCCACCAGTATATGAAGAGCATGAGGATCCATCAGGATCTTTGCTGGCCATAACATCTTCAACAAGTGACAGCCGCCTATCAAGCAAGAATCCATCCATTTTGAAACAACCTACCAGAGCACCAGGTTTGGTACCTTACCTTACAAAGCCATCCACTCAGCTTCCAGTACCTTACTGTCCTATCCCTTGCAATTGCAAAGTTCTCTCCCCTTCGGGACTTCTAATCCACTGTCAGGAGCGCAATATTGAAAGCCTGTCAGATCTACAGCCTTCTCCACACAATCCTAGAAAGCTGATTCTTGCGGGCAACATTATTCAGACCTTAATGAAGTCTGACCTTATAGACTATTTCACTTTGGAAATGCTTCACTTGGGAAACAATTGCATTGAAGTTCTAGAAGAAGGATCATTTATGAATCTCACAAGACTCCAGAAACTCTATCTCAATGGCAATCATCTGACCAAACTAAATAAAGGCATGTTCCTTGGTCTTCACAGTCTCGAATATTTGTATCTTGAATACAATGCAGTAAAGGAAATATTACCAGGGACCTTCAACCCAATGCCTAAACTGAAAGttctttatttaaataacaaTCTCCTTCAAGTTTTACCGGCACATATTTTTTTAGGCATTCCTCTAACTAgagtaaatcttaaaacaaaccaaTTCACCCATTTACCTGTAAGTAACATCTTAGATGACCTTGACTTCCTGATACAGATTGACCTTGAGGATAACCCCTGGGACTGCTCTTGTGACTTGGTTGGATTGCAGCAATGGATACACAAGCTTGGCAAGGGCACAATGACAGATGATATTCTCTGCACTTCCCCAGGGCATCTGGACAAGAAGGAATTAAAAGCCCTCAACAGCGATCTTCTTTGTCCTGGTTTAGTAAATAATCCTTCCATGCCAACCCAGACTAGTTATGTTATTGTCACTTCTCCCACGGTGGCAGCAGATACAGCTGGTACTCTCTTAAGTTCTCTCACTGATGCTGTGCCCCTATCAGTTCTAATATTAGGACTTCTGATTGTATTCATAACTATTGTATTCTGTGCTGCGGGGATTGTGGTTTTTGTCCTCCACCGTAGGAGAAGAtataagaagaagaaagtagaggGGCAACTGAGAGACAACAGTCCTGTACACTTGCAGTATAGCATGTATGGTCATAAAACAACCCACCATACAACCGAAagaccctcttcctctctctatgAACAACACATGGTGAGCCCAATGGTTCATGTCTACAGAAGTCCATCCTTTGGTCCAAAGCAtttggaagaagttgaggaaagaaatgataaagaaggaaatgatgCAAAACATCTTCAAAGGAGCCTGTTAGAACGAGAAAATCATTCACCCCTTACAGgttcaaatataaaatacaaaactacAGACCAATCAACAGATTTCCTATCATTTCAGGATGCAAGTTTATTATATAGGAACAttttagagaaggaaaaggaacttCAGCAACTTAGCATCACAGAGTACCTAAGAAAAAATCTTGCTCAGCTCCAGCCAGATGTGGAGGTTAACTATCCTGGAGCCCATGAGGAGCTAAAATTAATGGAAACGTTGATGTACTCACGACCAAGGAAGGTGTTGGTAGAACAGACTAAAAATGAATACTTTGAGCTCAAAGCTAACCTGCATGCTGAACCTGACTACTTAGAAGTCTTGGAGCAGCAAACATAG